Proteins from a genomic interval of Dermacentor variabilis isolate Ectoservices chromosome 8, ASM5094787v1, whole genome shotgun sequence:
- the LOC142590714 gene encoding uncharacterized protein LOC142590714 isoform X2, with protein MASCCCAGAEKRSAACNGSISLKLLQYCSSQGSKKVWWKLLPRFRPEKTASIKGYTPLISTTGDEQHIERARLKLALSRKLVLHNFAAALCCTACGDKVS; from the exons atg gcaagttgctgttgtgctggagctgagaagaggtctgctgcctgcaatgggtccatctctctcaagttattgcagtattgtagctctcaag gttcaaaaaaagtatggtggaagctgttgccaaggttccgaccagaaaagacagccagtataaaagggtacacgccactgatctctactacaggggatgaacagcacatcgagcgcgctcgactgaagctggccttgtcccggaagttggtgcttcacaactttgcggcagcactttgttgcacgg cctgtggagacaaggtttcttag